From Watersipora subatra chromosome 2, tzWatSuba1.1, whole genome shotgun sequence, one genomic window encodes:
- the LOC137386996 gene encoding pyrroline-5-carboxylate reductase 2-like, producing the protein MSELKLPSIAFIGSGKMAQAMCKGFLASGIVQPSQVTMSDPHGNQYPVLEPLSVRLTRSNITATQQSTIVFIAVKPHIVRPVLQEIYDYVTTEHIIVSIAGGITIETLEKDLPSGTRVISAMPNTPCLVQCGATVYTLGTCASKDDGQLLATLLASLGLVEEIPERLMAAVVGVCGSGPAYMYMAAEALADGGVKMGLPRDMSQRLAAQMMMGAAKMVLEAGEHPGKLKDNVCSPGGTTICAVAALERLGFRSALIHAVEASANRSLEIGEREKRRTEEERSADVQKKRKIVDN; encoded by the exons ATGTCTGAACTTAAATTACCAAGCATCGCATTTATAGGATCGGGGAAAATGGCCCAAGCCATGTGTAAGGGATTCTTGGCTTCAG GTATTGTTCAGCCATCTCAAGTAACTATGAGTGATCCTCATGGCAATCAATATCCTGTTTTGGAG CCTCTCTCAGTTCGTCTAACTCGGTCCAATATCACAGCCACACAGCAAAGTACCATTGTGTTTATTGCTGTCAAGCCACACATAGTTCGACCGGTGCTCCAAGAAATCTATGATTATGTTACCACAGAGCACATCATCGTTTCCATAGCTGGTGGAATTACGATAGAAACTTTAGAGAAG GATCTACCAAGCGGTACACGGGTCATATCAGCTATGCCCAACACTCCATGTTTGGTCCAATGTGGAGCAACAGTCTACACGCTGGGTACATGTGCTTCGAAAGATGATGGGCAGCTTCTTGCAACTCTTTTGGCATCACTTGGTCTTGTCGAGGAAATTCCAGAGAGGTTAATGGCAGCTGTGGTCGGTGTATGTGGCAGCGGTCCTGCTTAT ATGTATATGGCAGCTGAAGCACTGGCAGATGGTGGAGTGAAGATGGGTCTACCCAGAGATATGTCACAAAGACTCGCTGCTCAAATGATGATG GGAGCCGCTAAGATGGTGCTGGAAGCAGGAGAACATCCTGGTAAACTCAAAGACAATGTCTGTTCACCGGGTGGCACAACTATTTGCGCTGTCGCTGCTCTAGAGAGGCTTGGCTTTAGGTCAGCGCTTATCCACGCTGTTGAAGCATCAGCCAATAGGTCACTAGAGATCGGAGAAAGAGAAAAACGTAGAACGGAGGAAGAACGTTCAGCTGATGTCCAGAAAAAGAGAAAGATTGTTGATAACTAG